A genomic segment from Microcella flavibacter encodes:
- the rpsP gene encoding 30S ribosomal protein S16: MAVKIRLKRMGKIRAPYYRIVVADSRTKRDGRVIEEIGKYHPTEEPSVIEVDSERAQYWLGVGAQPTEQVAALLKLTGDWGRFKGDKDAKSTVRVAEPKEAFQADASKKPVLKPKAEKKVEEAPAAEAPAAEAPAAEAPADDTAAEAAEADKA; this comes from the coding sequence GTGGCTGTCAAGATCCGTCTCAAGCGCATGGGCAAGATCCGTGCACCCTACTACCGCATCGTCGTCGCCGACTCGCGCACCAAGCGCGATGGTCGTGTCATCGAGGAGATCGGCAAGTACCACCCCACGGAGGAGCCCTCCGTCATCGAGGTCGACTCCGAGCGCGCGCAGTACTGGCTCGGTGTCGGCGCGCAGCCGACCGAGCAGGTCGCGGCGCTGCTGAAGCTCACTGGCGACTGGGGTCGCTTCAAGGGCGACAAGGACGCGAAGAGCACCGTGCGCGTCGCGGAGCCGAAGGAGGCCTTCCAGGCCGACGCGTCGAAGAAGCCCGTGCTGAAGCCCAAGGCCGAGAAGAAGGTCGAGGAGGCCCCGGCCGCCGAGGCCCCCGCCGCCGAGGCCCCCGCCGCCGAGGCCCCCGCCGACGACACCGCGGCCGAGGCCGCCGAGGCCGACAAGGCCTAA
- a CDS encoding RNA-binding protein, producing MLADTLEHLVKGIVDHPDDVVVVAQNSGRGEVLEVRVHPEDLGRVIGRGGRTAKALRTVISSLADGRRVRVDVVDTDAD from the coding sequence GTGCTCGCTGACACGCTGGAACATCTCGTCAAGGGAATCGTCGATCACCCGGACGATGTCGTCGTGGTCGCGCAGAACTCCGGTCGCGGCGAGGTCCTCGAGGTGCGCGTGCACCCCGAGGACCTCGGCCGCGTCATCGGCCGCGGCGGTCGCACCGCCAAGGCCCTGCGCACCGTGATCTCGTCGCTCGCCGACGGTCGCCGCGTGCGCGTCGACGTCGTCGACACCGACGCCGACTAG
- the rimM gene encoding ribosome maturation factor RimM (Essential for efficient processing of 16S rRNA): protein MGDVKIPRPDASTDQLRIGRLTKAHGLKGALKVEMYTDDPDKRFAPGAAFTLQVPTTSPWHGRTLTLVELRWYNGQPVAFFEGVTDREGAESLVKAILWIDRDPAEEPEDDAWYDFQLVGLRAMRDGEEIGVVTRIDHFPAQDLLTIRVGDRDVLVPFVAAIVPTVDVAAGTIVLTPPAGLLEDLPDETMDAPAEAATGEAPTAAEPERDEP from the coding sequence GTGGGCGACGTCAAGATCCCCCGCCCCGACGCCTCGACCGATCAGCTGCGCATCGGCCGCCTCACCAAGGCGCACGGTCTCAAGGGCGCGCTCAAGGTCGAGATGTACACCGACGACCCCGACAAGCGCTTCGCGCCCGGGGCCGCCTTTACCCTGCAGGTGCCCACGACCTCGCCGTGGCACGGCAGGACGCTGACCCTGGTCGAGCTGCGCTGGTACAACGGCCAGCCCGTCGCCTTCTTCGAGGGCGTCACCGACCGCGAGGGCGCCGAGAGCCTCGTCAAGGCCATCCTCTGGATCGATCGCGATCCGGCCGAGGAGCCCGAGGACGACGCCTGGTACGACTTCCAGCTCGTCGGCCTGCGCGCGATGCGCGACGGCGAGGAGATCGGCGTGGTCACCCGCATCGACCACTTCCCCGCGCAGGACCTGCTGACGATCCGCGTCGGCGACCGCGACGTGCTCGTCCCCTTCGTGGCCGCAATCGTGCCGACCGTCGATGTCGCCGCCGGCACGATCGTGCTGACGCCGCCGGCGGGCCTCCTCGAGGACCTCCCCGACGAGACGATGGATGCCCCGGCCGAGGCCGCGACCGGTGAGGCGCCGACCGCCGCCGAGCCCGAGCGCGACGAGCCCTAG
- the trmD gene encoding tRNA (guanosine(37)-N1)-methyltransferase TrmD, which translates to MRFDVVTIFPEFFGVLDVSLLGRARQSGLIEMHVHDLRDATHDRHRTVDDTPYGGGAGMVMKPEPWGEALDGIVTERSTLIVPSPAGHPFTQAMARELAGREHLVFACGRYEGIDQRVVEHYSERIEVREVSLGDYVLNGGEVAAMAIIEAVGRLVPGMVGNPASLDEESHEAGLLEHPSYTKPAVWRERAVPPVLLSGNHGAIAAWRHEQQLARTRATRPDLIGEP; encoded by the coding sequence GTGCGCTTCGACGTCGTCACGATCTTCCCCGAGTTCTTCGGGGTGCTCGACGTCTCGCTGCTCGGCCGTGCCCGGCAGAGCGGCCTCATCGAGATGCACGTGCACGACCTGCGCGACGCCACCCACGACCGCCACCGCACCGTCGACGACACGCCGTACGGCGGCGGCGCGGGCATGGTCATGAAGCCCGAGCCCTGGGGCGAGGCGCTCGACGGCATCGTGACGGAGCGCTCGACGCTCATCGTGCCGAGCCCCGCCGGGCATCCCTTCACCCAGGCGATGGCCCGCGAGCTCGCCGGCCGCGAGCACCTCGTCTTCGCCTGCGGGCGCTACGAGGGCATCGACCAGCGCGTCGTCGAGCACTATTCTGAGCGCATCGAGGTTCGCGAGGTGAGCCTCGGGGACTACGTGCTCAACGGGGGAGAGGTGGCGGCGATGGCGATCATCGAAGCGGTCGGCCGCCTCGTGCCCGGCATGGTCGGCAACCCGGCGAGCCTCGACGAGGAGAGCCACGAGGCCGGGCTGCTCGAGCACCCCAGCTACACGAAGCCCGCCGTCTGGCGCGAGCGCGCCGTGCCGCCCGTGCTGCTGAGCGGCAACCACGGCGCCATCGCGGCGTGGCGCCACGAGCAGCAGCTCGCGCGCACCCGAGCCACCCGACCCGATCTGATCGGCGAGCCGTGA
- the map gene encoding type I methionyl aminopeptidase: protein MIELRTPSEIDEMRAAGRFVASVITATTEAAAVGVNLLELDALAHEMIRARGAESCYIDYHPSFGASPFGKVICTSVNDAALHGLPHDYVLQDGDVLSLDFAASVDGWVSDSAKTIIVGTPRDEDARLIATTERALAAGIAAAQVGGRLGDISAAIGDVAEQAGLAVNLDFGGHSVGRTMHGDLHLPNDGRAGRGLKLKAGLVIAIEPWFIHDTDEIYTDKDGWTLRSRTGSRAAHAEHTVALTPEGPLVLTARD, encoded by the coding sequence ATGATCGAGCTGCGCACCCCCTCCGAGATCGACGAGATGCGCGCCGCGGGCCGCTTCGTCGCGAGCGTCATCACGGCGACGACCGAGGCGGCGGCGGTCGGGGTCAACCTGCTCGAGCTCGACGCGCTCGCGCACGAGATGATCCGCGCCCGGGGCGCCGAGAGCTGCTACATCGACTACCACCCCTCGTTCGGCGCCTCGCCCTTCGGCAAGGTCATCTGCACCTCCGTCAACGACGCGGCCCTGCACGGTCTGCCGCACGACTACGTCCTGCAGGACGGCGACGTGCTCTCGCTCGACTTCGCGGCCTCCGTCGACGGCTGGGTGAGCGATTCGGCGAAGACCATCATCGTGGGCACGCCCCGCGACGAGGATGCCCGGCTCATCGCCACGACCGAGCGGGCTCTCGCGGCCGGCATCGCCGCGGCGCAGGTCGGCGGACGGCTCGGCGACATCTCGGCCGCCATCGGCGACGTCGCGGAGCAGGCCGGCCTCGCCGTCAACCTCGACTTCGGCGGCCACAGCGTCGGCCGCACGATGCACGGCGACCTGCACCTGCCGAACGACGGCCGCGCGGGCCGCGGGCTGAAGCTCAAGGCCGGGCTCGTCATCGCGATCGAGCCGTGGTTCATCCACGACACCGACGAGATCTACACCGACAAGGACGGATGGACCCTGCGCAGCCGCACCGGCTCCCGCGCCGCGCACGCCGAGCACACGGTCGCGCTGACCCCGGAGGGGCCGCTCGTCCTCACCGCGCGGGACTGA
- a CDS encoding TetR family transcriptional regulator, translating to MTEDDPAGALPGRILATDKVVMRTEPIQQRSAERIALLLDAAAALIDEDGIDGVTTSAVAERSMSSVGVVYRYFPNIQTLLRALAVRNMERYVARVQQNIDTSPPEPWSSFDRTLDIFVEMNRTEPGFRALRFGDIIDQRFMSEEISNNSILARDFTARIGATYDFEPDDEILFHVEVAIEIGSALLSRAFQQDKDGDDRFIEMTRRVCTDYLTTHIPLPRNP from the coding sequence ATGACCGAGGACGATCCGGCAGGAGCGCTCCCGGGGCGCATCCTCGCGACCGACAAGGTCGTCATGCGCACGGAGCCCATCCAGCAGCGCAGCGCCGAGCGCATCGCGCTGCTGCTCGACGCGGCCGCCGCCCTCATCGACGAGGACGGCATCGACGGGGTCACGACGAGCGCCGTGGCCGAGCGGTCGATGAGCTCCGTCGGGGTCGTCTACCGCTACTTCCCCAACATCCAGACGCTGCTGCGGGCGCTCGCCGTGCGCAACATGGAGCGCTACGTCGCCCGCGTCCAGCAGAACATCGACACCTCGCCGCCCGAGCCGTGGTCGTCGTTCGACCGCACGCTCGACATCTTCGTCGAGATGAACCGCACCGAGCCGGGCTTCCGCGCCCTGCGCTTCGGCGACATCATCGACCAGCGGTTCATGAGCGAGGAGATCAGCAACAACTCGATCCTCGCCCGCGACTTCACCGCCCGCATCGGCGCGACCTACGACTTCGAGCCCGATGACGAGATCCTGTTCCACGTCGAGGTCGCCATCGAGATCGGCAGCGCGCTGCTCTCGCGCGCGTTCCAGCAGGACAAGGACGGCGACGACCGCTTCATCGAGATGACCCGCCGCGTCTGCACCGACTACCTGACCACCCACATCCCCCTCCCGAGGAATCCATGA
- the rplS gene encoding 50S ribosomal protein L19 produces the protein MHILDHVDAASLRDDIPEFRAGDTVKVHVNIVEGTRSRIQVFQGVVIGRSNEGVRESFTVRKVSFQVGVERTFPVHSPIIDHIEVVTRGDVRRAKLYYLRGLRGKKAKIKEKRAN, from the coding sequence ATGCACATCCTCGACCACGTCGACGCCGCCTCGCTGCGCGACGACATCCCCGAGTTCCGCGCCGGCGACACCGTCAAGGTGCACGTCAACATCGTCGAGGGCACCCGCTCGCGCATCCAGGTGTTCCAGGGCGTCGTCATCGGCCGCTCGAACGAGGGCGTCCGCGAGTCCTTCACGGTCCGCAAGGTCAGCTTCCAGGTCGGCGTCGAGCGCACCTTCCCCGTGCACTCCCCGATCATCGACCACATCGAGGTCGTCACCCGCGGCGACGTGCGCCGCGCGAAGCTCTACTACCTGCGCGGTCTGCGCGGCAAGAAGGCCAAGATCAAGGAGAAGCGCGCCAACTGA
- the lepB gene encoding signal peptidase I, giving the protein MTEDAALPAAGASDTSTGGSSRRRSVLLFLRDVALIIIAALLISFIIKTFLIRSFYIPSPSMSDTLIEDDRIIVNQLVPDLVPLERGDVVVFKDPGSWLPAQPEAPQPPLIAAAEWVGSLVGLAAPDSDEHLVKRLIGLPGDRIVCCNDLGQMSVNGVPLDEPYIRDAGTGGPASSQDFQIDVPEGTLWVMGDNRGNSSDSRIHGTVPISDVVGRAVVVSWPLDRWTWLDNYPLVFDGVDEAGAAPRAR; this is encoded by the coding sequence ATGACTGAAGACGCTGCGCTGCCGGCCGCGGGAGCATCCGACACCTCGACCGGCGGCTCGAGCCGTCGTCGCAGCGTGCTCCTCTTCCTGCGCGACGTGGCCCTCATCATCATCGCGGCGCTGCTGATCTCGTTCATCATCAAGACGTTCCTGATCCGCTCCTTCTACATCCCCTCGCCCTCGATGAGCGACACCCTCATCGAGGACGACCGCATCATCGTCAACCAGCTCGTGCCCGACCTCGTGCCGCTCGAGCGCGGCGACGTCGTCGTGTTCAAGGACCCGGGCTCCTGGCTGCCCGCGCAGCCCGAGGCGCCGCAGCCGCCGCTCATCGCCGCGGCCGAGTGGGTCGGATCCCTCGTGGGCCTCGCCGCCCCCGACAGCGACGAGCACCTCGTCAAGCGCCTCATCGGGCTGCCCGGCGACCGCATCGTCTGCTGCAACGACCTCGGCCAGATGAGCGTCAACGGCGTGCCGCTCGACGAGCCCTACATCCGCGACGCGGGCACGGGCGGCCCGGCGAGCAGCCAGGACTTCCAGATCGACGTGCCCGAGGGCACCCTCTGGGTGATGGGCGACAACCGCGGCAACTCCTCAGACTCGCGCATCCACGGCACCGTGCCGATCAGCGACGTCGTCGGCCGTGCCGTCGTGGTCAGCTGGCCCCTCGACCGCTGGACCTGGCTCGACAACTACCCGCTCGTCTTCGACGGGGTCGACGAGGCGGGCGCCGCGCCCCGCGCGCGCTGA
- a CDS encoding ribonuclease HII produces the protein MTPVVDPTLEVEAALFAAGAPVVIGVDEVGRGAIAGIAAVGVCAILPETDAVPEGLRDSKLISPARRRAVEPLVARWALATAVGEAEPAEVDRLGIVAALGLAGRRALISLFEQGVDVAASTVLLDGSHDWLTPALGAPPRILTRVKADRDCASVAGASVMAKQHRDALMVIDHERWPAYGWDGNKGYGSPAHLAAVAAHGPSPRHRLTWLRSAEPGMLPFSV, from the coding sequence GTGACCCCCGTGGTCGACCCGACCCTCGAGGTCGAGGCCGCGCTCTTCGCGGCGGGAGCGCCCGTCGTCATCGGCGTCGACGAGGTCGGTCGCGGCGCGATCGCCGGCATCGCGGCCGTCGGCGTCTGCGCGATCCTGCCCGAGACGGATGCCGTGCCCGAGGGCCTGCGCGACTCCAAGCTCATCAGCCCCGCCCGGCGGCGCGCCGTCGAGCCGCTCGTCGCGCGCTGGGCCCTCGCGACCGCCGTCGGCGAGGCGGAGCCCGCCGAGGTCGATCGGCTGGGCATCGTCGCCGCGCTCGGCCTCGCGGGTCGCCGCGCGCTCATCAGCCTCTTCGAGCAGGGCGTCGACGTCGCCGCCTCGACGGTGCTGCTCGACGGCAGCCACGATTGGCTGACACCGGCGCTCGGGGCGCCGCCGCGCATCCTGACCCGGGTGAAGGCCGATCGCGACTGCGCCTCCGTCGCGGGCGCCTCGGTCATGGCGAAGCAGCACCGCGACGCCCTCATGGTGATCGATCACGAGCGCTGGCCGGCCTACGGCTGGGACGGCAACAAGGGCTACGGCAGCCCCGCGCATCTGGCCGCCGTGGCCGCCCACGGGCCCTCGCCGCGCCACCGCCTCACCTGGCTGCGCTCGGCGGAGCCGGGCATGCTGCCCTTCTCGGTCTAG
- a CDS encoding DUF2469 family protein, with protein sequence MDDDEFEDYDREVELALYREYRDVVAQFQYVIETERRFYLANEVQQVVREVAGDFFFELTLTDVWVWDVYRSDRFVKSVKVLTFKDVNVEELGKKELKLPKELALDE encoded by the coding sequence ATGGACGACGACGAATTCGAGGACTACGACCGCGAGGTCGAGCTCGCCCTGTACCGGGAGTACCGCGACGTGGTCGCGCAGTTCCAGTACGTGATCGAGACCGAGCGCCGCTTCTACCTCGCGAACGAGGTGCAGCAGGTGGTGCGCGAGGTCGCGGGCGACTTCTTCTTCGAGCTCACCCTGACCGACGTGTGGGTGTGGGACGTCTACCGCAGCGACCGCTTCGTCAAGAGCGTCAAGGTGCTGACCTTCAAGGACGTCAACGTCGAGGAGCTCGGCAAGAAGGAGCTCAAGCTGCCGAAGGAGCTCGCGCTCGACGAGTAG
- a CDS encoding YraN family protein encodes MARKDVLGRSGEQLAADHLLGLGYEVIDRNWRCPIGEIDLVARHGSTTVVVEVKTRSGRGYGHPLDAITPVKLARLRRLAGAWVAAHGPVERLRIDAIAVVADRDGVAVEHVRQVC; translated from the coding sequence ATGGCACGCAAGGACGTACTGGGTCGCAGCGGCGAGCAGCTCGCCGCCGATCACCTGCTCGGGCTCGGCTACGAGGTGATCGACCGCAACTGGCGCTGCCCGATCGGCGAGATCGACCTCGTCGCTCGGCACGGATCGACGACCGTCGTCGTCGAGGTGAAGACCCGGTCGGGGCGCGGCTACGGGCACCCCCTCGACGCGATCACGCCCGTCAAGCTCGCCCGGCTGCGGCGGCTCGCCGGGGCGTGGGTCGCGGCCCACGGGCCCGTCGAGCGGCTGCGCATCGACGCCATCGCCGTCGTCGCCGACCGCGACGGCGTCGCCGTCGAGCACGTGCGGCAGGTGTGCTGA
- a CDS encoding YifB family Mg chelatase-like AAA ATPase, producing the protein MAVARTLAVALNGVDGAVVEVEADLANGLPAFTIIGLPDTALGEAKDRVRAAAANSDCDLPSRKVTVNLSPASLPKHGSAFDLAIAVAALATSAPGLAPESIERTVHVGELSLDGRLRPVAGVLPAVLAARRAGASAVVVPRGNEREARLVPGIRVIGAISLREVLIHHGAELDPVPMEAIAAPEPSPMLETGGDLAEVVGHPEAVEALQVAAAGGHHLMLLGPPGAGKTLLASRLPGLLPDLEPDAAVEVSSVRSLAGLPLGDALITRPPLEAPHHSATMASLIGGGSGLLRPGAISRAAHGVLFLDEAPEFSASVLDALRQPLETGEITIHRARSVARFPARFQLVLAANPCPCGQALSPDGECTCPPQARRRYLARLSGPLLDRVDLHLTVRRVGAAQMTGGEQGGTTTRQARRRVRAARERTRARWGGSGWPLNAHVPGAVLRSDAWRPSAADRAPLDRALERGALTMRGYDRVLRIAWSLVDLDGDERPRATHIGRALHLRKGF; encoded by the coding sequence ATGGCCGTCGCCCGCACCCTCGCCGTCGCCCTCAACGGCGTCGACGGCGCCGTCGTGGAGGTCGAGGCCGACCTCGCCAACGGCCTTCCCGCGTTCACCATCATCGGCCTGCCCGACACGGCGCTCGGCGAGGCGAAGGATCGCGTGCGCGCCGCCGCCGCGAACTCCGACTGCGATCTGCCGTCGCGCAAGGTCACCGTCAACCTCTCGCCCGCCTCCCTGCCCAAGCACGGCTCCGCCTTCGACCTCGCGATCGCCGTGGCCGCGCTCGCGACGAGCGCGCCCGGCCTCGCCCCCGAGTCGATCGAGCGCACGGTGCACGTGGGCGAGCTGTCGCTCGACGGCCGGCTGCGTCCGGTCGCGGGCGTGCTGCCCGCGGTGCTCGCCGCCCGCCGCGCGGGGGCGAGCGCCGTCGTCGTGCCGCGCGGCAACGAGCGCGAGGCGCGGCTCGTGCCGGGCATCCGCGTCATCGGGGCGATCTCGCTGCGCGAGGTGCTCATCCATCACGGGGCCGAGCTCGACCCGGTGCCGATGGAGGCCATCGCCGCCCCCGAGCCCTCGCCGATGCTCGAGACCGGCGGCGACCTCGCCGAGGTGGTCGGGCACCCCGAGGCGGTCGAGGCGCTGCAGGTCGCCGCGGCCGGTGGGCACCACCTCATGCTGCTCGGCCCGCCGGGAGCGGGCAAGACGCTGCTGGCCTCGCGCCTGCCGGGCCTGCTGCCCGATCTCGAGCCCGACGCCGCCGTCGAGGTCTCGTCGGTGCGCTCGCTCGCCGGGCTGCCGCTCGGCGACGCCCTCATCACCCGTCCGCCGCTCGAGGCGCCGCACCACAGCGCCACCATGGCCTCGCTCATCGGCGGCGGCAGCGGGCTGCTGCGCCCGGGCGCCATCTCGCGGGCCGCGCACGGCGTGCTGTTCCTGGACGAGGCTCCCGAGTTCTCGGCCTCGGTGCTGGATGCCCTGCGCCAGCCGCTCGAGACGGGCGAGATCACCATTCATCGTGCCCGCTCGGTCGCGCGGTTCCCCGCGCGCTTCCAGCTCGTGCTCGCCGCGAACCCCTGCCCCTGCGGGCAGGCGCTCAGCCCCGACGGGGAGTGCACCTGCCCGCCCCAGGCCCGACGTCGCTACCTCGCCCGGCTCTCCGGGCCGCTGCTCGACCGGGTCGACCTGCACCTCACCGTGCGCCGCGTCGGTGCGGCGCAGATGACCGGAGGGGAGCAGGGCGGGACGACGACGCGGCAGGCGCGGCGGCGCGTCCGGGCGGCGCGCGAGCGCACGCGGGCCCGCTGGGGCGGGTCGGGATGGCCGCTCAACGCCCACGTGCCCGGTGCCGTCCTGCGCAGCGACGCCTGGCGGCCCTCCGCCGCCGACCGCGCCCCGCTCGACCGCGCCCTCGAGCGCGGCGCCCTCACCATGCGCGGCTACGACCGCGTGCTGCGCATCGCCTGGTCGCTCGTCGATCTCGACGGCGACGAGCGCCCCCGCGCGACCCACATCGGGCGCGCCCTGCACCTGCGGAAAGGATTCTGA
- the dprA gene encoding DNA-processing protein DprA — protein sequence MTMTETDVPMALEGLGDAVTPAPIRWGIADAVIDAALAAVGRAPRDRAARDEAFARVVWSVLVEPGDATAGALIRHCGAADALRVLLDRRPASALVEATEGEIAPRAAGEARARWIPRLRSDDVLRALASAARCDARLLLPQDALWPSGLDDLGDSAPVVLWVRGDPIALRRPGIAVVGARAATGYGEHVAMELSAGLVGRGAAVISGGAYGIDGMAHRAALASGGTTVAVLAGGIDRFYPSGHEALLQRIVQSGAVVTEAPCGSAPTKWRFLQRNRVIAALARATVVVEAGRRSGALNTAHHALDLGREVGAVPGPVTSAASAGCHRLLREHPAVCITGSADAMVLAFGMDGVIPDDDPVDEDGAAGRSARGPLTPDGGIERGEEDAAAPREDPIVTRVADALRPQRRQTAEELARAAGVSVETVRGALGILALEERAIGDDLGRWRRAPVPRRKRSEAERAASPTEDEPSTEADGAGPPGDGGAE from the coding sequence ATGACGATGACGGAGACCGACGTGCCGATGGCCCTCGAGGGGCTCGGCGATGCGGTGACCCCGGCCCCGATCCGCTGGGGCATCGCCGATGCGGTCATCGACGCGGCGCTCGCCGCGGTCGGCCGGGCACCGCGCGACCGGGCCGCACGCGATGAGGCCTTCGCCCGCGTCGTGTGGAGCGTGCTCGTGGAGCCCGGCGATGCGACGGCCGGGGCGCTGATCCGGCACTGCGGCGCGGCGGACGCCCTCCGAGTGCTGCTCGACCGCCGGCCCGCCTCGGCGCTGGTCGAGGCGACGGAGGGCGAGATCGCCCCGCGCGCGGCCGGGGAGGCCCGCGCGCGCTGGATCCCGAGGCTGCGCTCGGACGACGTGCTGCGCGCCCTCGCCTCGGCGGCCCGCTGCGACGCGCGGCTGCTGCTGCCCCAGGACGCCCTCTGGCCGTCCGGGCTCGACGACCTCGGCGACTCCGCGCCCGTCGTGCTCTGGGTGCGTGGCGACCCGATCGCCCTGCGCCGACCGGGCATCGCCGTGGTCGGAGCGCGGGCCGCGACCGGCTACGGCGAGCACGTGGCCATGGAGCTCTCGGCCGGCCTGGTCGGGCGCGGCGCCGCGGTCATCTCGGGCGGCGCCTACGGCATCGACGGGATGGCGCACCGCGCCGCCCTCGCGAGCGGCGGCACCACGGTGGCCGTGCTCGCCGGCGGCATCGACCGCTTCTATCCCTCCGGTCACGAGGCGCTGCTGCAGCGCATCGTGCAGTCGGGAGCGGTCGTGACGGAGGCCCCCTGCGGCTCGGCGCCCACGAAGTGGCGCTTCCTGCAGCGCAATAGGGTCATCGCAGCCCTCGCCCGGGCGACCGTCGTCGTCGAGGCCGGTCGTCGGTCGGGCGCGCTCAACACGGCCCATCACGCGCTCGACCTCGGCCGAGAGGTCGGCGCCGTGCCGGGCCCCGTGACGAGCGCCGCGAGCGCGGGCTGCCATCGACTGCTGCGGGAGCATCCCGCGGTCTGCATCACGGGTTCCGCGGACGCGATGGTGCTGGCGTTCGGGATGGACGGCGTCATCCCCGATGACGACCCCGTCGACGAGGACGGCGCGGCGGGCAGGAGTGCTCGCGGGCCGCTCACCCCGGACGGCGGGATCGAGCGCGGGGAGGAGGACGCCGCCGCACCGCGGGAGGACCCGATCGTGACGAGGGTCGCCGACGCGCTGCGACCGCAGCGGCGGCAGACGGCGGAGGAGCTCGCGCGCGCGGCCGGGGTGAGCGTCGAGACCGTGCGCGGCGCCCTGGGCATCCTCGCCCTGGAGGAGCGGGCGATCGGGGACGACCTGGGTCGCTGGCGCCGGGCGCCGGTGCCGAGGAGGAAGCGCTCTGAGGCGGAGAGGGCGGCGAGCCCGACCGAGGACGAGCCGTCGACGGAGGCCGACGGGGCCGGCCCGCCCGGCGACGGCGGTGCGGAGTAG
- a CDS encoding phosphodiesterase: MGQYPPAQHVVVHLSDTHLLGEGRPLYGVVPVEQRLAQALERIERSGVRPHAVVFTGDLADLGEPDAYRRLRAAVEPVVERLGAQLIWVMGNHDERGPYSSLLFDEPASEHPQDRVYDVAGLRVISLDSTVPGYHHGEIAPEQLDWLREVLAEPAAHGTLLALHHPPVPTPLEIMAVLELQDQPALAAVLAGTDVRAILAGHLHYSTHSTFVGIPVHVAAATCYTLDLGADAGRLLSGVDGGQSFDLVHLYGDVVVSSTVPLGAFPEATGFSVDYRPMIEGMPAAERLEQLSSKSSPFTISEATASGA; the protein is encoded by the coding sequence ATGGGGCAGTACCCGCCCGCGCAGCACGTCGTCGTCCACCTCTCCGACACGCACCTCCTCGGGGAGGGGCGTCCGCTGTACGGCGTCGTCCCCGTCGAGCAGCGGCTCGCGCAGGCCCTGGAGCGCATCGAGCGCTCGGGCGTGCGCCCCCACGCCGTCGTGTTCACGGGCGACCTCGCCGACCTCGGCGAGCCCGACGCGTACCGCCGGCTCCGGGCCGCGGTCGAGCCCGTCGTCGAGCGGCTCGGCGCGCAGCTGATCTGGGTGATGGGCAACCACGACGAGCGCGGGCCGTACAGCTCGCTGCTGTTCGACGAGCCCGCGAGCGAGCATCCGCAGGACAGGGTCTACGACGTCGCCGGGCTGCGCGTCATCTCGCTCGACTCCACCGTGCCCGGCTACCACCACGGCGAGATCGCGCCCGAGCAGCTCGACTGGCTGCGCGAGGTGCTCGCCGAGCCGGCCGCGCACGGCACGCTGCTCGCGCTGCACCATCCGCCGGTGCCGACGCCGCTCGAGATCATGGCCGTGCTCGAGCTGCAGGATCAGCCCGCGCTCGCCGCCGTGCTCGCCGGCACCGACGTGCGCGCGATCCTCGCCGGGCACCTGCACTACTCGACCCACTCGACCTTCGTCGGCATCCCCGTGCACGTCGCCGCGGCCACCTGCTACACGCTCGACCTCGGGGCCGATGCCGGCCGGCTGCTCTCGGGCGTCGACGGGGGCCAGTCCTTCGACCTCGTGCACCTCTACGGCGACGTCGTCGTGAGCTCGACCGTGCCGCTCGGCGCCTTCCCCGAGGCGACCGGCTTCTCGGTCGACTACCGGCCGATGATCGAGGGGATGCCCGCCGCCGAGCGCCTCGAGCAGCTCTCGAGCAAGAGCTCGCCGTTCACCATCAGCGAGGCGACGGCGAGCGGGGCCTAG
- a CDS encoding MarR family winged helix-turn-helix transcriptional regulator: MQSPRPSSAPAAAAAPGGPPPVRPATMLLRDLLDVTDAFEKSLGAALHVNPTDLDAMQHLLMSGPLSPTELARRVGLSTAATTTSIDRLVALGHVHREPNPQDRRGVIVIPSPASRVAAMSRLMPMIASIDEALDEFDAAEQAVITRYLDRVVGEYRRHAEDPAADAQPPGDPAARTAED, encoded by the coding sequence GTGCAATCGCCCCGCCCGTCGTCCGCCCCCGCTGCTGCGGCCGCGCCCGGCGGACCGCCGCCGGTGCGCCCGGCGACGATGCTGCTGCGCGATCTGCTCGATGTCACGGACGCTTTCGAGAAGTCGCTCGGCGCCGCGCTGCACGTCAATCCCACCGACCTCGACGCCATGCAGCACCTGCTCATGAGCGGGCCGCTCAGCCCGACCGAGCTGGCGCGCCGGGTGGGCCTGTCGACGGCCGCGACGACGACATCGATCGACCGGCTGGTCGCCCTCGGGCACGTGCACCGCGAACCGAATCCGCAGGACCGCCGGGGTGTGATCGTCATCCCCTCCCCCGCCTCGCGGGTCGCCGCGATGTCGCGCCTCATGCCGATGATCGCGAGCATCGACGAGGCGCTCGACGAGTTCGACGCCGCCGAGCAGGCCGTCATCACGCGGTACCTCGACCGCGTGGTCGGCGAGTACCGGCGGCACGCGGAGGACCCTGCAGCCGACGCGCAGCCCCCGGGTGATCCGGCAGCGAGGACCGCGGAGGACTAG